A region from the Janthinobacterium agaricidamnosum genome encodes:
- the alaC gene encoding alanine transaminase gives MTDSQAPRSFSRINRLPPYVFNITAELKMAARRRGEDIIDMSMGNPDGATPAHIVDKLVETVKRPDTHGYSASKGIPRLRRAIAHWYKKRYEVDIDPDSEAIVTIGSKEGLAHLMLATLDRGDTVLVPNPSYPIHIWGAVIAGADIRSVRMGPGVDFFAELERAIRESYPKPKMMVLGFPSNPTAQCVELEFFERVVALAKQHNILVVHDLAYADITFDGWKAPSIMQVPGARDVAVEFFTMSKSYNMAGWRIGFMVGNAELVAALARIKSYHDYGSFTPVQVAAIAALEGDQSCVTEICAQYQRRRDVLVIGLHEAGWMVEKPKASMYIWAHIPEAYRHLGSLEFAKLLLQKAKVSVSPGIGFGEYGDEYVRFALIENEARVRQALRGIKNMLRSGDGKTEAAA, from the coding sequence ATGACCGACAGCCAAGCTCCGCGCAGCTTTTCGCGCATCAATCGTCTTCCCCCCTACGTTTTCAACATCACCGCCGAACTCAAGATGGCCGCGCGCCGCCGTGGCGAGGACATCATCGACATGTCGATGGGTAATCCCGATGGCGCCACGCCGGCCCACATCGTGGACAAGCTGGTCGAAACGGTGAAACGCCCCGACACGCATGGCTATTCCGCGTCCAAGGGCATTCCGCGGCTGCGCCGCGCGATTGCACACTGGTACAAGAAGCGCTACGAGGTCGACATCGACCCGGACAGCGAAGCCATCGTCACCATCGGCTCGAAAGAGGGCCTGGCCCATTTGATGCTGGCGACCCTGGACCGGGGCGACACGGTGCTGGTGCCGAACCCCAGCTACCCGATTCACATCTGGGGCGCCGTCATCGCGGGCGCCGATATCCGCTCCGTGCGCATGGGGCCGGGCGTGGATTTCTTTGCCGAACTGGAACGGGCGATCCGCGAAAGCTACCCGAAGCCTAAGATGATGGTGCTGGGTTTCCCGTCGAACCCCACGGCGCAATGCGTGGAACTGGAATTCTTCGAGCGCGTCGTCGCGCTGGCGAAGCAGCACAATATCCTGGTGGTGCACGACCTGGCGTATGCCGACATCACCTTCGATGGCTGGAAGGCGCCGTCCATCATGCAGGTACCCGGTGCGCGCGACGTGGCCGTCGAGTTCTTCACCATGTCGAAAAGCTACAACATGGCGGGCTGGCGCATCGGCTTCATGGTGGGCAATGCGGAACTGGTGGCGGCCCTGGCGCGCATCAAGAGCTACCACGATTACGGCAGTTTCACGCCCGTGCAAGTGGCGGCCATTGCCGCGCTGGAAGGCGACCAAAGCTGCGTGACGGAAATCTGCGCGCAGTACCAGCGCCGCCGCGACGTGCTGGTGATAGGTTTGCATGAAGCAGGCTGGATGGTGGAAAAGCCGAAGGCGTCGATGTATATCTGGGCGCATATCCCGGAAGCCTACCGTCACCTGGGCTCGCTGGAATTTGCCAAACTGCTGCTGCAAAAGGCCAAGGTGAGCGTGTCGCCCGGCATCGGTTTCGGCGAGTACGGCGATGAATACGTGCGCTTTGCCCTGATCGAAAACGAGGCCCGCGTGCGGCAAGCCTTGCGCGGCATCAAGAATATGTTGCGTTCCGGCGACGGAAAGACGGAAGCGGCAGCATAA
- a CDS encoding TetR/AcrR family transcriptional regulator, producing the protein MVRRTRVEMEETRASLLATARTVFSERGYADTSMDDLTAQAGLTRGALYHHFGDKKGLLLAVVEQIDAEMDGRLQSISDSAGDLWEGFRHRCRAYLEMALEPEIQRIVLRDARAVLGGASPDSQRHCLESMQGLIRELIHQGIVADTCPEALASMIYGSLAEAAFWIADGDEGNARLIKGVAALDLLLRGLLLKR; encoded by the coding sequence ATGGTTCGCCGCACGCGTGTGGAGATGGAAGAAACCCGAGCATCGTTGCTGGCTACCGCCCGCACAGTGTTCAGCGAGCGCGGTTATGCCGATACGTCAATGGACGACCTCACCGCGCAGGCAGGACTGACGCGTGGTGCGCTGTATCATCACTTCGGCGATAAGAAGGGCTTGCTGCTGGCGGTGGTAGAGCAGATCGACGCGGAAATGGATGGTCGCCTGCAAAGCATCTCCGACAGCGCTGGCGATCTGTGGGAAGGCTTTCGTCATCGCTGCCGTGCCTATCTGGAGATGGCCCTGGAGCCGGAAATTCAGCGCATCGTTTTACGCGATGCCAGGGCGGTGCTGGGAGGCGCTTCACCGGACTCGCAGCGTCATTGCCTCGAGTCGATGCAAGGGCTTATCCGCGAGCTGATTCATCAAGGCATCGTGGCCGACACTTGCCCAGAGGCACTGGCTTCGATGATCTACGGCAGTCTCGCAGAAGCGGCGTTCTGGATCGCCGACGGTGACGAAGGCAATGCGCGCTTGATAAAAGGAGTTGCGGCATTGGATTTGCTTCTACGTGGGCTGTTACTAAAGAGGTAA
- a CDS encoding pentapeptide repeat-containing protein: MATHDTAVTGMTLDRAGIEQQLALPVRHFIDCAFDGEDLSRLDLQGCTFERCTFADTSLFASKLARSTWRRCRAGSADFESVDAVDANFEGCDLNNTKWRRAKLASVTYRGCKLTGASFEEAAHLGLTFEDSLLVGADLRGFSFRKAILKQLDFSDAYLAGCDFRDAVFEGGSLRNATIKLAKFQGADLRGADIDGFKLSEAALLKGAVITQAQAANFMRALDLVVM, encoded by the coding sequence ATGGCAACACACGACACCGCAGTAACTGGCATGACCCTGGACCGCGCCGGCATCGAGCAGCAACTGGCCCTGCCGGTGCGCCACTTCATCGATTGCGCCTTCGATGGCGAAGACCTGTCGCGCCTCGACTTGCAGGGCTGTACGTTTGAACGCTGCACCTTTGCCGACACCAGCTTGTTCGCCAGCAAACTCGCGCGCAGCACCTGGCGCCGCTGCCGCGCCGGCAGCGCCGATTTCGAATCCGTCGACGCCGTTGACGCGAATTTCGAAGGCTGCGACCTGAACAACACGAAATGGCGGCGCGCCAAGCTGGCATCGGTCACCTACCGGGGCTGCAAGCTGACGGGCGCCTCGTTCGAGGAAGCGGCCCACCTGGGCTTGACCTTCGAAGACAGCCTGCTGGTGGGCGCCGACCTGCGCGGCTTTTCGTTCCGCAAGGCAATACTCAAACAGCTCGATTTTTCCGACGCCTACCTGGCCGGCTGCGACTTCCGCGACGCCGTCTTCGAAGGGGGCAGCTTGCGCAACGCCACCATCAAACTGGCGAAGTTCCAGGGCGCGGACTTGCGCGGCGCCGATATCGACGGTTTCAAACTGAGCGAAGCTGCGCTGCTGAAAGGCGCTGTCATCACGCAGGCGCAGGCGGCCAACTTCATGCGGGCGCTGGATCTGGTGGTGATGTAA
- a CDS encoding VOC family protein → MQVKRIVANVPVSDPGLARRFYEEVLGLSLLMDHGWIMTYGAQTEMSVQVSFATQGGSNTAVPDLSIEVDDVDTAFARMVAAGFAIEYGLSDEPWGVRRFFVRDPFGKLINILSHT, encoded by the coding sequence ATGCAAGTCAAGCGTATCGTTGCCAATGTCCCCGTGTCGGATCCGGGCCTGGCGCGGAGGTTTTACGAGGAGGTGCTGGGCCTGAGCCTGCTGATGGACCACGGCTGGATCATGACGTATGGTGCGCAAACCGAGATGAGTGTTCAAGTGAGCTTCGCCACGCAAGGCGGCTCGAATACGGCCGTGCCAGACCTGTCGATTGAAGTCGATGACGTCGATACCGCATTTGCACGCATGGTTGCCGCAGGGTTTGCCATCGAGTATGGGCTGAGCGATGAGCCCTGGGGCGTCAGGCGCTTTTTCGTGCGCGACCCTTTTGGCAAGCTCATCAATATTCTGTCGCACACATAG
- a CDS encoding FAD-dependent oxidoreductase, producing the protein MKNENVDVIVVGAGPVGLTLACELRLAGIRVTVLERRDAPIAQSRALTMHGRTVEMLAQRGVAERFLANGIKIPSGHFAGLKTRLDFSVIDTTYPYTLFIPQSVTEQLLETWALELGVELRRNATVERIVETADGISVMGQQHSTPFDISGSYVVGADGARSLVRQHAGIAFHGLPATKTVMLGDVRLSAPPSTPGFSVGNAAGGLMIVPLGRGMFRVIVIDTGRVDVPATTPVTLEELSDSTTRVAGQDFGLHAPTWLSRFSNETRLASVYRKDRILLVGDAAHIHLPAGGQGMNVGMQDAMNLGWKLAGVVNGHAPESLLDSYHKERHAVGAALYQNTLAQSALMMNSFDAPGQALRETFSELMKIPALNAVLAHDLSGYGIRYPTSVVDVPQGWALLPDWTGRRLPDWQLKLDNGGQASLFSFLRSGHWLLLHLTTSEDREGGNYTPELDMRWVDTIKAVPADSQVTPAGAHALLIRPDGYVDQAVGIKRNA; encoded by the coding sequence ATGAAAAATGAAAATGTGGATGTGATCGTAGTAGGTGCAGGCCCTGTAGGTTTAACTCTGGCATGCGAATTGCGGTTGGCAGGAATACGCGTCACAGTACTAGAGCGCCGTGACGCGCCAATAGCGCAGTCGCGCGCGCTAACCATGCACGGCAGGACGGTGGAGATGCTGGCCCAACGTGGCGTGGCTGAGCGCTTTCTGGCGAACGGCATAAAGATTCCCAGCGGGCATTTTGCGGGATTGAAGACGCGACTTGATTTTTCGGTGATCGACACCACCTATCCTTACACACTGTTCATCCCACAGAGCGTGACCGAGCAACTGCTGGAGACATGGGCGCTTGAGCTAGGGGTTGAATTGCGCAGGAATGCTACGGTGGAGCGCATTGTCGAAACGGCCGATGGCATTTCCGTGATGGGGCAACAGCACAGCACCCCTTTCGATATTTCTGGCAGCTACGTGGTCGGTGCAGACGGCGCGCGCAGTCTGGTTCGCCAGCACGCAGGCATCGCCTTCCATGGTCTGCCGGCTACGAAGACTGTCATGCTTGGCGACGTTCGTCTGAGCGCACCGCCGTCTACGCCGGGATTCAGTGTAGGCAACGCGGCAGGTGGATTAATGATCGTTCCCTTAGGTCGTGGTATGTTCCGCGTCATCGTGATCGATACCGGCCGAGTTGATGTGCCTGCGACCACGCCCGTCACGCTCGAAGAGTTGTCTGATTCGACCACACGGGTGGCGGGACAGGACTTTGGTCTGCATGCACCGACGTGGCTATCACGCTTCTCGAATGAAACCCGCCTGGCGAGTGTCTACCGCAAAGATCGAATCCTGCTGGTCGGTGATGCCGCACATATCCACCTTCCTGCGGGCGGCCAGGGTATGAACGTGGGCATGCAGGACGCGATGAACTTGGGCTGGAAGCTGGCGGGCGTAGTGAACGGACATGCGCCAGAGTCGCTGCTAGACAGCTACCACAAAGAGCGTCATGCCGTTGGTGCCGCGCTGTACCAAAATACCTTGGCGCAAAGTGCACTAATGATGAATTCGTTTGATGCTCCGGGACAGGCGCTGCGAGAGACGTTCAGTGAGCTGATGAAAATTCCCGCTCTTAATGCAGTGCTTGCGCATGACTTGTCCGGCTACGGGATTCGATACCCGACCTCAGTTGTCGATGTTCCGCAGGGATGGGCGTTGCTGCCCGATTGGACAGGGCGGCGGCTGCCTGACTGGCAGCTAAAACTGGATAACGGTGGTCAAGCCTCGCTGTTCAGTTTTTTGCGGAGTGGTCATTGGCTACTGCTGCACCTGACGACCAGTGAGGATCGCGAGGGTGGCAACTACACGCCTGAGCTCGATATGCGATGGGTCGATACGATCAAAGCTGTGCCTGCGGACTCCCAAGTAACACCGGCAGGCGCGCATGCCTTGCTCATACGTCCCGACGGCTACGTGGATCAGGCTGTGGGCATCAAAAGGAACGCGTGA
- a CDS encoding MFS transporter, with translation MSTSPYAAAETAVRHPWLAVSAVGMATFSVVTTEMLPVGLLTPIADTLGTSTGTAGLMISLPALLAALFAPLVVIVSGNMDRRTILCGLLTLLLLANIASALAQNMAWMLAARVLVGFCMGGIWAIAGGLASRLVPARSIGLATSIIFGGVAAASVLGVPLGAQIGDVAGWRWAFGAMALFSGLALVLHLAVIPALPAAGSTTLRQFGKQLHNRQLQAGLLLTLLLVTSHFTAFTFVRPLLLSMSGFDAQWLGTLLFSYGFAGIIGNFLAGGVAARRAAPTILAIAGGLLLTPLLFLAVGDSSTAGGVVLLAWGLAYGGVSVGLMTLMLKAAPGAVEIVAALYVGVFNIGIALGAWAGGQAVDRLGLSANLWLAAGFAAAALLLAFGINFVNANKQLGPARD, from the coding sequence ATGAGTACGTCCCCCTACGCTGCCGCAGAAACGGCTGTCCGCCACCCGTGGCTGGCGGTCAGCGCTGTCGGCATGGCCACCTTTTCGGTCGTGACGACGGAAATGCTGCCGGTCGGCCTGTTGACGCCGATCGCTGACACCCTGGGCACCTCCACCGGAACCGCCGGGCTGATGATCTCGCTGCCGGCATTGCTGGCGGCCTTGTTCGCGCCGCTGGTCGTGATCGTCTCGGGAAACATGGACCGGCGCACAATTCTCTGTGGCTTGCTCACTCTATTGTTGCTCGCAAACATAGCCTCGGCTCTGGCGCAGAACATGGCGTGGATGCTGGCGGCACGTGTTCTCGTCGGTTTTTGCATGGGCGGAATCTGGGCCATCGCCGGCGGTCTGGCGTCCCGGCTTGTTCCTGCCCGCTCGATCGGCCTGGCAACGTCGATTATCTTCGGTGGCGTGGCGGCCGCTTCCGTGCTGGGTGTGCCGCTAGGCGCACAAATCGGCGACGTTGCAGGATGGCGCTGGGCCTTCGGCGCCATGGCGCTGTTCAGCGGCCTGGCACTGGTGCTGCATCTGGCTGTCATTCCCGCCCTGCCCGCTGCCGGTTCGACGACCTTGCGCCAATTCGGCAAACAGCTGCACAACCGGCAGTTGCAGGCGGGGCTGCTCCTGACCCTGTTGCTTGTAACCAGCCATTTCACGGCCTTTACCTTCGTGCGCCCGCTGCTGCTGTCGATGTCGGGGTTTGATGCGCAATGGCTGGGCACACTGCTGTTTTCCTATGGCTTCGCGGGCATCATTGGCAACTTCCTGGCCGGCGGCGTTGCGGCGCGGCGCGCAGCGCCAACCATCCTAGCCATCGCGGGCGGCCTGCTGCTCACGCCACTGCTGTTTCTGGCTGTCGGCGACTCCAGCACCGCTGGCGGCGTGGTCTTGCTGGCGTGGGGACTGGCCTACGGCGGCGTATCGGTCGGCCTGATGACCTTGATGCTGAAGGCGGCGCCCGGGGCCGTGGAGATCGTCGCCGCGCTGTATGTGGGAGTCTTCAATATCGGCATTGCGCTCGGGGCGTGGGCCGGCGGTCAAGCCGTGGACAGGCTGGGCCTCTCGGCCAACCTCTGGCTTGCCGCAGGTTTCGCCGCTGCTGCTTTGCTGCTGGCTTTTGGCATCAACTTTGTTAATGCCAACAAACAACTTGGCCCTGCACGAGATTGA
- a CDS encoding TetR/AcrR family transcriptional regulator C-terminal domain-containing protein, whose product MKIQRKAVIATALNLLDEVGIEGLTMRRLAQELDIKAASLYWHFANKQALMNGIADALIEGVAHGHPDELSPSTAWFNAVSVTAHEIRNALRKRRDGARVYAGTYVITDNTLRVAEALIGPLCEAGASTRLASWGAFSIIYYVMGFVMEEQPLADPSEISLAIATHRDQFEALAAKGYPHVLAAAADLFNPDFDARFDAGLDLLITGLRMRIAESSHA is encoded by the coding sequence ATGAAGATCCAACGTAAAGCCGTAATTGCCACCGCTTTGAACCTGCTGGACGAGGTAGGTATAGAGGGTCTTACAATGCGCCGTCTTGCCCAGGAACTGGACATCAAAGCAGCATCACTGTATTGGCACTTCGCCAATAAGCAGGCTTTGATGAATGGCATAGCCGACGCTTTGATTGAAGGGGTCGCGCATGGGCATCCGGACGAACTGTCCCCCTCGACTGCTTGGTTCAATGCGGTCAGCGTGACCGCACATGAGATTCGAAATGCGCTGCGCAAGCGGCGGGACGGTGCACGCGTATATGCTGGCACCTACGTCATCACCGACAACACACTTCGCGTTGCCGAGGCGTTGATCGGCCCTTTGTGTGAGGCTGGGGCCTCCACTCGGTTGGCGTCTTGGGGTGCCTTCAGCATCATCTATTACGTAATGGGCTTCGTGATGGAAGAGCAACCGCTGGCTGACCCTAGTGAAATATCGCTGGCCATCGCAACTCACCGTGACCAGTTTGAAGCTCTGGCGGCTAAGGGCTATCCACATGTTTTGGCTGCGGCAGCGGATTTATTCAACCCGGATTTTGATGCGCGATTTGACGCTGGCCTCGATCTGCTTATCACAGGTCTTCGCATGAGGATCGCAGAAAGTTCCCATGCTTGA
- the metE gene encoding 5-methyltetrahydropteroyltriglutamate--homocysteine S-methyltransferase, whose translation MTVTTHNLGYPRIGAKRELKFALEDYWKGQSSLDALEGQGAELRQRHWQDQRALDFAPVGDFSFYDQVLDLSFTLGNLPQRVRGLEGAALDNYFRVARGRSASDSDCSCVHAGEMTKWFDTNYHYIVPEFSAETQFKLDSSRLLRQLAQARQLGVKAKPVLIGPVTYLLLGKAKDDSDKLALLQGLLPVYVQLLQELASQGVEWVQIDEPVLVTELDGAWQQALVTAYDALSKVKHVKLLLATYFGKLQDNLPLACKLPVQGLHLDAVNARDEVEQVVAQLPASSVLSLGVVNGRNIWKTDLTQVLAWLEPVHASLQDRLWIAPSCSLLHVPVDLDSEHKLDDDIRSWLAFARQKLDEVHTIAGALNQGRASVQAALDANLAAVQARRQSTRVHNPHVKAALARIDATLGQRLSGYAERAVKQAALLQLPLYPTTTIGSFPQTAEIRQARSQFRNGQLDEASYKKLMQGEIARCVREQETLGLDVFVHGEAERNDMVEYFGEQLDGYAFSQFGWVQSYGSRCVKPPILFGDISRPRAMTVEWSTYAQSLTDKPMKGMLTGPVTILNWSFVRDDQPRSVSCHQLALAMRAEVLDLERAGIRVIQIDEAALREGLPLRKSHWADYLRWAVESFRITANGVTDETQIHTHMCYSEFNDIIAQIAGMDADVITIETSRSDMELLDAFDEFNYPNDIGPGVYDIHSPNIPSQEQMVNLMRKAAERIPAQRLWVNPDCGLKTRGWREVIPALANMVAAAKTLRADTVA comes from the coding sequence ATGACCGTCACGACACACAATTTGGGCTACCCGCGCATCGGCGCCAAACGCGAACTGAAATTCGCCCTGGAAGACTACTGGAAGGGGCAAAGCAGCCTGGACGCGCTGGAAGGCCAGGGTGCTGAGTTGCGCCAGCGTCACTGGCAAGACCAGCGCGCGCTGGACTTCGCGCCCGTGGGCGACTTTTCCTTTTATGACCAGGTGCTGGACCTGAGTTTTACGCTGGGCAACCTGCCGCAGCGCGTGCGCGGCCTGGAAGGCGCCGCGCTCGACAACTATTTCCGCGTGGCCCGTGGCCGCTCGGCCAGCGACAGCGATTGCAGCTGCGTCCACGCCGGTGAAATGACGAAATGGTTCGACACCAACTATCACTACATCGTGCCGGAATTTTCGGCCGAGACGCAATTCAAGCTCGACAGCAGCCGCCTGTTGCGGCAACTGGCGCAAGCGCGCCAGCTCGGCGTGAAAGCCAAACCCGTGCTGATCGGCCCCGTCACCTATTTGTTGCTGGGCAAGGCCAAGGATGATTCCGACAAGCTGGCGCTGCTGCAAGGCTTGCTGCCCGTCTACGTGCAACTACTGCAGGAACTCGCGAGCCAGGGCGTGGAGTGGGTGCAGATCGATGAACCGGTCCTCGTCACGGAACTCGACGGCGCGTGGCAGCAGGCCCTCGTCACGGCCTATGATGCCTTGAGCAAGGTCAAGCACGTCAAACTGTTGCTGGCCACGTATTTCGGCAAGCTGCAAGACAATTTGCCGCTGGCGTGCAAGCTGCCCGTGCAAGGCTTGCACCTCGATGCCGTCAACGCCCGCGATGAGGTGGAACAAGTCGTCGCCCAATTGCCCGCCAGCAGTGTGCTGTCGCTGGGCGTGGTGAATGGCCGCAATATCTGGAAGACGGATTTGACGCAAGTGCTGGCGTGGCTGGAACCCGTGCACGCCAGCCTGCAAGACCGTTTGTGGATCGCCCCGTCGTGCTCGCTGCTGCACGTGCCTGTCGACCTGGACAGCGAGCATAAGCTCGATGACGATATCCGGTCCTGGCTGGCCTTTGCCCGCCAGAAGCTTGATGAAGTGCACACCATCGCCGGCGCCCTGAACCAGGGCCGCGCCTCCGTGCAGGCGGCACTCGATGCTAATCTTGCGGCCGTGCAAGCGCGCCGCCAGTCGACCCGCGTGCACAATCCGCACGTGAAAGCGGCCCTGGCGCGCATCGATGCGACGTTGGGCCAGCGCCTGAGCGGCTATGCCGAGCGTGCCGTCAAGCAAGCTGCGCTGCTGCAACTGCCGCTGTATCCGACGACGACCATCGGCTCCTTCCCGCAGACGGCGGAAATCCGCCAGGCGCGCAGCCAGTTCCGCAACGGCCAGCTGGACGAAGCCAGCTACAAAAAGCTGATGCAGGGGGAAATCGCCCGTTGCGTCAGGGAACAGGAAACCCTGGGCCTGGACGTGTTCGTGCACGGCGAAGCGGAACGCAATGACATGGTGGAATACTTTGGCGAACAGCTCGACGGCTATGCCTTCAGCCAGTTCGGCTGGGTGCAATCGTACGGTTCGCGCTGCGTCAAGCCGCCCATTTTGTTTGGCGACATCAGCCGCCCCCGCGCCATGACGGTCGAGTGGAGCACTTACGCCCAGTCGCTGACGGACAAGCCGATGAAAGGCATGCTGACGGGTCCCGTCACCATCCTGAACTGGTCCTTCGTGCGCGACGACCAGCCCCGTTCCGTCTCGTGCCACCAGCTGGCGCTGGCCATGCGCGCCGAAGTGCTGGACCTGGAGCGGGCCGGCATCCGCGTGATCCAGATCGACGAGGCGGCACTGCGCGAAGGTTTGCCACTGCGCAAGTCGCACTGGGCCGACTACCTGCGCTGGGCCGTGGAATCGTTCCGCATCACGGCCAATGGCGTGACCGATGAAACGCAGATCCACACGCATATGTGCTATTCGGAATTCAACGACATCATCGCGCAGATCGCCGGCATGGATGCGGACGTCATCACGATCGAAACTTCGCGCTCCGACATGGAATTGCTCGACGCCTTTGACGAGTTCAATTATCCGAATGACATCGGCCCCGGCGTCTACGACATTCACTCGCCCAATATTCCGAGCCAGGAACAGATGGTGAATCTGATGCGCAAGGCGGCCGAACGCATTCCCGCGCAGCGCCTGTGGGTCAACCCCGATTGCGGCCTGAAGACGCGCGGCTGGAGGGAAGTGATTCCCGCGCTGGCCAACATGGTGGCGGCAGCGAAAACCTTGCGTGCCGATACCGTGGCATAG
- a CDS encoding aspartate:alanine exchanger family transporter, with the protein MLQLFRHTLESTPILALFLVIGAGYALGRISVFGFSLGVGGVLFAGLALGAFAPGSVPPPMVGSIGLLLFLYGIGVQYGVQFFAGLRGAGQKHNLIAFAAVMGGLAVSVWGGQWIDISLRMASGVFAGAMTSTAALQAALEASHGNGDAAVGYAVAYPFGVVGPMLGLYLAGRILKPVLTPPPAPIVVSEITIDEAKLAGAALSELADGPLAGVQVIGVRQGHQNRLPDPGLVLGVGDALMVSGTVAGVEAARTALGHLDPGRLMKDRSAFDGTEVFVSDAEIVGVPLGELNLAKDFPLQIAFIRRGDAMILPHPFLTLEFGDRVMAIAPAKHAADVRKLFGNSITATAEFSYVSLGMGMVLGVLLGLVPIPLPWIGSFSLGLAGGPLVMALILGRLGRVGKISWRLPLSANLVMRNYGLTIFLASVGMASGLPFVQQVGADGLPMLALGAVTVLVVVALVVILGKVFLRLPFPELLGIAAGATGNPAVLVFANRLAKSDRPNLGYAMIFPSMTIVKIVAVQVLLHLYG; encoded by the coding sequence ATGCTTCAATTATTTCGCCACACGCTGGAGTCCACGCCCATCCTCGCCTTGTTTCTCGTCATCGGCGCCGGTTATGCGCTGGGGCGCATCAGCGTGTTCGGCTTTTCGCTGGGCGTGGGCGGCGTGCTGTTCGCGGGGCTGGCGCTGGGCGCATTTGCACCCGGTTCCGTGCCGCCGCCCATGGTCGGCTCCATCGGCCTGCTGCTGTTTCTGTATGGCATAGGCGTGCAGTACGGCGTGCAGTTTTTCGCCGGCTTGCGCGGGGCGGGCCAGAAACACAATCTGATCGCTTTTGCCGCCGTCATGGGCGGCCTGGCTGTCTCCGTTTGGGGCGGGCAGTGGATCGATATCTCGCTGCGCATGGCCAGCGGCGTATTTGCCGGCGCCATGACCAGCACGGCCGCCTTGCAGGCGGCGCTGGAAGCGTCGCACGGCAATGGCGACGCGGCCGTCGGCTATGCGGTCGCGTATCCGTTCGGCGTCGTCGGCCCCATGCTGGGCCTGTACCTGGCCGGGCGCATCCTGAAACCCGTGCTGACGCCGCCGCCGGCACCCATCGTCGTGTCGGAAATTACCATCGACGAAGCGAAACTGGCGGGTGCGGCCCTGTCCGAACTGGCCGACGGCCCGCTGGCGGGCGTGCAAGTGATCGGCGTGCGCCAGGGCCACCAGAACCGCTTGCCCGATCCTGGCCTGGTGCTCGGCGTGGGCGACGCGCTGATGGTGTCGGGCACGGTGGCGGGCGTGGAAGCGGCGCGCACGGCGCTGGGCCACCTGGACCCGGGACGGCTGATGAAGGACCGCAGTGCGTTCGACGGCACGGAAGTGTTCGTGTCGGATGCGGAAATCGTCGGCGTGCCCCTGGGCGAATTGAATCTGGCGAAAGATTTTCCCCTGCAGATCGCCTTCATCCGCCGTGGCGACGCCATGATCTTGCCCCATCCTTTCCTGACCCTGGAATTTGGCGACAGGGTGATGGCCATTGCACCAGCGAAACATGCAGCCGACGTGCGCAAGCTGTTCGGCAATTCCATCACGGCCACGGCCGAGTTCAGCTATGTGTCGCTGGGTATGGGCATGGTGCTGGGTGTGCTGCTGGGCCTGGTGCCCATCCCCTTGCCGTGGATAGGCTCGTTCAGCCTGGGCCTGGCCGGCGGTCCGCTGGTGATGGCGCTGATCCTGGGACGTCTGGGCAGGGTGGGCAAGATCAGCTGGCGCCTGCCCCTGTCGGCCAACCTGGTCATGCGTAACTATGGTTTGACGATTTTCCTCGCCTCCGTCGGCATGGCCTCCGGCTTGCCTTTCGTGCAGCAGGTGGGCGCCGACGGCTTGCCCATGCTGGCGCTCGGGGCAGTGACGGTGCTGGTGGTGGTGGCCCTCGTGGTGATTTTGGGCAAGGTCTTCCTGCGCCTGCCGTTTCCCGAGTTGCTCGGTATCGCGGCCGGCGCCACGGGCAATCCGGCCGTGCTGGTGTTCGCCAACCGCCTGGCCAAGTCGGACCGCCCGAACCTCGGCTATGCGATGATTTTCCCCAGCATGACCATCGTCAAGATCGTCGCCGTGCAGGTGCTGCTGCATTTGTACGGCTGA